In the bacterium genome, one interval contains:
- a CDS encoding cytochrome c peroxidase, which produces MNKYFLLAGLMLVLCTAGAVPGNNPASPVTAADALGVGPLPLGPLPAVTAPATNPQDNAKIFLGKQLYFDPRLSADGTVSCATCHDPAHGWSDAGPTSEGIAGQMGGRRAPPVSNAAYHPLQFWDGRAASLEEQAIGPIANPVEMGFTHDACVACLEGIPAYVGAFRDVFGTPYITIEQVGQAIAAYERTVVTTDSPFDRYARGENSALTPLERQGLEVFNGKGHCTSCHWGPNFSDGRFHNLGVPQTGPLASDDGRYEVTKNPKDKGAFKTPTARDAGARPPYLHTGGEKTIEDVIRFYNQGGGANPNLDPLMVPLGLSEREVEALVAFIEHGLASLNAEVANEPGIPADQLPR; this is translated from the coding sequence ATGAACAAATACTTTTTACTGGCGGGCTTGATGCTCGTGCTTTGTACGGCGGGCGCCGTACCCGGAAATAATCCGGCCTCGCCCGTAACCGCGGCGGACGCGCTCGGCGTCGGGCCCCTGCCGCTGGGGCCGCTCCCGGCGGTAACGGCTCCCGCGACTAACCCGCAAGATAACGCCAAGATATTCCTCGGCAAACAGCTTTACTTCGACCCGCGGCTCTCGGCGGACGGCACCGTAAGTTGCGCCACGTGCCACGACCCGGCCCACGGCTGGTCGGACGCGGGGCCCACCAGCGAAGGCATCGCGGGCCAAATGGGCGGCCGGCGCGCGCCGCCGGTATCGAACGCGGCATACCATCCTCTCCAATTCTGGGACGGCCGCGCCGCGAGCCTGGAGGAACAGGCCATCGGCCCGATAGCGAACCCGGTCGAGATGGGCTTTACCCACGACGCTTGCGTCGCCTGCCTCGAGGGGATACCGGCGTATGTCGGCGCCTTCCGCGACGTCTTCGGGACGCCGTATATCACCATCGAACAGGTGGGCCAGGCGATCGCGGCCTACGAGCGCACCGTCGTCACCACGGATTCGCCTTTCGACCGCTACGCCAGGGGAGAAAACTCGGCGCTTACGCCCCTGGAGCGCCAAGGCCTCGAGGTCTTCAACGGCAAGGGGCACTGCACCTCCTGCCACTGGGGCCCGAATTTCTCGGACGGCCGCTTCCATAATCTGGGCGTCCCGCAGACGGGGCCGCTCGCGAGCGACGACGGCCGCTACGAGGTGACGAAGAACCCGAAAGACAAGGGCGCGTTCAAAACCCCCACGGCGCGGGACGCGGGCGCCCGGCCGCCCTACCTGCATACCGGCGGCGAGAAAACCATCGAGGACGTAATCCGGTTCTACAACCAGGGCGGCGGCGCAAACCCGAACCTCGACCCGTTGATGGTCCCGTTGGGCCTCTCGGAACGCGAAGTCGAAGCGCTCGTGGCCTTCATCGAACACGGCCTGGCCAGCCTCAACGCCGAAGTGGCAAACGAACCCGGCATTCCCGCCGACCAACTTCCCCGGTAA
- a CDS encoding TldD/PmbA family protein → MKDLIGNVFDRVKAEGASYGDIRVLRRRSESLEAKNGKPETIAATETEGFGVRVVVDGAWGFAASSKLGKDEMFRVASQAVAIARASARFKAEDVVLAPQEAVVASWANVVGEDPFAVPLEERMDLLVRATEEMKRGEQIKVSEGFLQFWRTEKIFASTEGAFIEQKIVESGGGIVATAVSDEDIQTRSYPNSFRGNFGTVGYEAIRDLDLVGHAPRIADEAAQLLAAQVCPTTETTLIIGPSQLALQVHESCGHPIELDRVLGQEAAYAGTSFLTLDKRGHFKYGSPIVNIVADATVPGGLGTFGYDDEGVPAQRTDIVKEGIFVDYLTNRETAPVLGPEARSNGTARAESWNNIPIIRMTNINLLPGDSSLEEMIATTDDGLYVETNRAWSIDDKRTNFQFTTEWGRLVKDGKLGAVVKNPTYTGKTPVFWGNCDAIGGESEWYMWGTPNCGKGQPGQAMHVGHGTAAARFRNVNVQGT, encoded by the coding sequence ATGAAGGATTTAATCGGCAACGTTTTTGATCGAGTTAAGGCGGAGGGCGCGAGCTACGGCGACATCCGCGTCTTACGCCGTCGCAGCGAGAGCCTGGAGGCGAAGAACGGTAAACCCGAAACTATCGCGGCCACGGAGACCGAGGGTTTCGGCGTACGCGTTGTCGTCGACGGCGCCTGGGGTTTCGCCGCGTCTTCCAAGTTGGGCAAGGACGAGATGTTCCGCGTGGCCTCGCAGGCCGTGGCCATCGCCCGGGCGAGCGCGCGCTTCAAGGCCGAGGACGTCGTCCTCGCTCCGCAGGAGGCGGTCGTGGCCTCGTGGGCCAACGTCGTGGGCGAGGACCCGTTCGCCGTCCCGCTCGAGGAGCGGATGGACCTGCTGGTCCGCGCGACCGAGGAAATGAAACGCGGCGAGCAAATAAAGGTGTCGGAGGGGTTCCTGCAGTTCTGGCGCACGGAGAAAATTTTCGCCTCCACCGAGGGCGCCTTTATCGAACAGAAGATCGTAGAGTCCGGCGGCGGCATCGTCGCCACCGCGGTATCGGACGAGGATATCCAAACCCGTTCGTACCCCAACTCCTTCCGCGGCAACTTCGGCACCGTCGGCTACGAGGCCATCCGCGACCTCGACCTCGTGGGGCACGCGCCGCGCATCGCCGACGAGGCGGCCCAGCTCCTGGCGGCGCAGGTCTGCCCCACGACCGAGACCACGCTCATCATCGGCCCGTCGCAGCTCGCGCTTCAAGTGCACGAGTCGTGCGGCCACCCCATCGAGCTCGACCGCGTACTGGGCCAGGAGGCCGCGTACGCCGGGACTTCCTTCCTGACGCTCGACAAGCGCGGCCATTTCAAGTACGGCTCGCCCATCGTGAACATCGTCGCCGACGCCACCGTGCCCGGCGGCCTGGGCACCTTCGGTTACGACGACGAGGGCGTCCCGGCGCAGCGCACCGATATCGTGAAGGAGGGCATCTTCGTCGACTACCTCACCAACCGCGAGACGGCGCCGGTGCTGGGGCCGGAGGCGCGGTCCAACGGGACGGCGCGCGCCGAGTCCTGGAACAACATCCCCATCATCCGCATGACCAACATCAACCTCCTACCGGGCGATTCGTCGCTGGAGGAGATGATCGCGACCACCGACGACGGCCTCTACGTCGAAACCAACCGTGCCTGGTCCATCGACGACAAGCGCACCAACTTCCAGTTCACGACGGAGTGGGGCCGCCTCGTCAAGGACGGCAAGCTCGGCGCCGTCGTCAAGAACCCCACCTACACCGGCAAGACGCCCGTCTTCTGGGGCAACTGCGACGCGATAGGTGGCGAAAGCGAGTGGTATATGTGGGGGACGCCCAACTGCGGCAAGGGCCAACCGGGCCAGGCGATGCACGTAGGCCACGGCACCGCCGCGGCCCGCTTCCGCAACGTCAACGTCCAGGGGACGTAA